One Euphorbia lathyris chromosome 1, ddEupLath1.1, whole genome shotgun sequence DNA segment encodes these proteins:
- the LOC136217067 gene encoding extensin-2-like yields the protein MGTRGQYPGQFSSMFFAIVFCFVATTVLADYKPYIYASPPPPEKSPPPPYHYSSPPPPKKSPPPPYHYSSPPPPKKSPPPPYHYSSPPPPKKSPPPPYYHYSSPPPPKKSPPPPYHYSSPPPPKKSPPPPYHYSSPPPPKKSPPPPYHYNSPPPPKKSPPPPYHYSSPPPPKKSPPPPYHYSSPPPPKKSPPPPYHYNSPPPPKKSPPPPYHYSSPPPPKKSPPPPYHYSSPPPPKKSPPPPYHYSSPPPPKKSPPPPYHYSSPPPPKKSPPPPYHYSSPPPPKKSPPPPYHYSSPPPPKKSPPPPYHYSSPPPPKKSPPPPYHYSSPPPPKKSPPPPPYHYSSPPPPKKSPPPPYHYSSPPPPKKSPPPPYHYSSPPPPTHSPPPYYYMSPPPPTHSRAEMVDLIRRTLDLRDCKRKNSDPKILNGINGKVRTTVVSLYKTSNKTSYQRMGTRGQYPGQFSLMFYAVVFCFVATSVLADYKPYVYASPPPPQHVNYPPLPEKSPPPPYHYSSPPSLKKSPPPPYHYNSPPPPKKSPPPPYHYSSPPPPKRSPPPPYHYSSPPPPKKSPPPPYHYSSPPPPKKSPPPPYHYNSPPPPKKSPPPPYHYSSPPPPKKSPPPPYHYTSPPPPKKSPPPPYHYSSPPPPKKSPPPPYHYSSPPPPKKSPPPPYHYNSPPPPVKSPPPPYHYNSPPPLKKSPPPPYHYSSPPPPVKSPPPLYHYSSPPPPKKSPPPPYHYSSPPPPKKSPPPPYHYSSPPPPMKSPPPPYHYSSPPPPVKSPPPPYHYSSPPPPKKSPPPPYHYSSPPPPKKSPPPPYHYSSPPPPVKSPPPSYHYSSPPPPKKSPPPLYHYSSPPPPKKSPPPPYHYNSSPPPVKSPPPPYHYNSPPPPKKSPPPPYHYSSPPPPKKSPPPPYHYSSPPPPKKSPPPPYHYSSPPPPVKSPSPPYHYNSPPPPKKSPPPPYHYSSHPPPTKSPPPPYHYNSPPPPTHSPPPYYYMSPPPPSHY from the exons ATGGGAACCCGAGGACAGTATCCCGGACAATTTTCTTCAATGTTTTTTGCTATAGTTTTTTGCTTTGTAGCTACTACTGTCTTGGCTGATTACAAGCCTTATATTTATGCTTCTCCACCTCCTCCCGAGAAATcaccacctcctccatatcatTACAGTTCTCCTCCACCTCCGAAGAAATCGCCACCACCTCCGTATCATTACAGTTCTCCTCCACCACCGAAGAAGTCGCCACCACCTCCGTACCATTACAGTTCTCCTCCACCACCGAAGAAGTCGCCACCACCTCCGTATTATCATTACAGTTCTCCTCCACCACCCAAGAAGTCGCCACCACCTCCATATCATTACAGTTCTCCTCCACCTCCAAAGAAATCACCACCTCCACCATACCACTACAGCTCTCCTCCACCCCCGAAAAAGTCACCACCTCCACCATACCACTACAACTCTCCTCCACCACCCAAGAAGTCGCCACCACCTCCGTACCACTACAGTTCTCCCCCACCTCCTAAGAAATCACCACCTCCACCATACCACTACAGCTCTCCTCCACCCCCAAAGAAGTCACCACCCCCACCATACCACTACAACTCTCCCCCACCTCCTAAGAAGTCACCACCCCCACCATACCACTACAGCTCTCCTCCACCTCCCAAGAAATCACCACCCCCACCATACCACTACAGTTCTCCTCCACCTCCCAAGAAATCACCACCCCCACCATACCACTACAGCTCACCTCCACCTCCTAAGAAGTCACCACCCCCACCATATCATTACAGCTCACCTCCACCCCCTAAAAAGTCACCACCACCTCCATACCACTACAGTTCACCTCCACCCCCTAAGAAGTCACCACCACCTCCATACCACTATAGCTCACCTCCACCCCCAAAGAAGTCACCACCACCTCCATACCACTACAGCTCACCTCCACCCCCAAAGAAGTCTCCACCACCTCCATACCACTACAGCTCACCTCCACCCCCTAAGAagtcaccaccaccaccaccataCCACTACTCATCCCCTCCACCCCCTAAGAAGTCACCACCACCTCCATACCACTACAGCTCACCTCCACCTCCTAAGAAGTCACCACCACCTCCATACCACTACAGTTCTCCTCCACCCCCAACTCACTCTCCTCCCCCATACTACTACATGTCTCCACCACCTCCAACCCACT CGAGAGCGGAAATGGTAGATCTCATCCGTAGAACACTAGATTTACGGGATTGTAAGAGAAAGAATTCAGATCCAAAAATTCTGAATGGTATAAATGGAAAAGTCAGGACTACAGTTGTTTCTCT ATACAAAACATCAAACAAAACATCATACCAAAGAATGGGAACCCGGGGACAATATCCCGGGCAATTTTCTCTAATGTTTTATGCTGTAGTTTTTTGCTTTGTAGCTACTTCGGTTTTGGCTGATTATAAACCTTATGTTTATGCTTCTCCACCTCCACCACAACATGTAAACTATCCACCTCTTCCAGAGAAATCACCACCTCCTCCGTATCATTATAGTTCTCCTCCATCACTGAAGAAGTCGCCACCACCTCCGTATCATTACAATTCACCTCCTCCTCCTAAGAAATCTCCACCACCTCCATACCATTATAGTTCACCTCCACCTCCTAAAAggtctccacctcctccataccATTATAGCTCTCCTCCGCCTCCGAAGAAATCACCACCACCTCCGTACCACTATAGTTCGCCTCCACCTCCTAAGAAATCGCCACCCCCACCATACCACTACAACTCTCCTCCACCTCCGAAGAAGTCTCCACCACCTCCATATCATTACAGTTCACCTCCACCTCCTAAAAAATCACCACCCCCACCATACCACTATACCTCTCCTCCACCGCCAAAGAAGTCTCCACCTCCACCATACCACTACAGCTCACCTCCACCCCCGAAGAAATCTCCACCACCTCCATACCACTACAGCTCACCTCCACCTCCTAAGAAGTCTCCACCACCTCCATACCACTACAACTCACCTCCACCCCCTGTGAAGTCTCCACCACCTCCATACCACTACAATTCACCTCCACCTCTTAAAAAGTCTCCACCGCCTCCATACCACTACAGCTCACCTCCACCCCCGGTGAAGTCACCACCACCTCTATACCACTACAGCTCACCCCCACCTCCTAAGAAGTCACCACCACCTCCATACCACTACAGTTCACCTCCACCCCCTAAAAAGTCACCACCACCTCCATACCACTACAGCTCACCTCCACCCCCAATGAAGTCTCCACCACCTCCATACCACTATAGCTCACCTCCACCCCCAGTGAAGTCTCCACCACCTCCTTATCACTACAGCTCACCTCCACCTCCTAAGAAGTCACCACCACCTCCATACCACTATAGTTCACCTCCACCCCCTAAAAAGTCACCACCACCTCCATACCACTACAGCTCACCTCCACCCCCAGTAAAGTCACCACCACCTTCATACCACTACAGCTCTCCTCCACCCCCTAAGAAGTCACCACCACCTCTATATCACTATAGCTCACCTCCACCTCCTAAGAAGTCTCCACCACCTCCATACCACTACAACTCATCTCCACCTCCGGTGAAGTCTCCACCACCTCCATACCACTACAATTCACCTCCACCTCCAAAAAAGTCACCACCACCTCCATACCACTATAGTTCGCCTCCACCCCCTAAGAAGTCACCACCACCACCATACCACTACAGCTCTCCTCCACCCCCTAAGAAGTCACCACCACCTCCATATCACTACAGCTCACCTCCACCCCCAGTGAAGTCTCCATCCCCTCCATACCACTACAACTCTCCTCCACCACCAAAGAAGTCTCCACCACCTCCATACCACTACAGCTCACATCCACCACCGACGAAGTCACCACCACCTCCATACCACTACAACTCACCTCCACCCCCAACTCACTCTCCTCCCCCATACTATTACATGTCTCCACCACCTCCAAGCCACTACTAA